Within the Thermococcus peptonophilus genome, the region TACCTCAAAGAATACTGCGAGGAATACAGGGAAGAAGGCTCTGATTATTCCTACTATGAACGCTACTGCGAGAGGGGAGACAGCGAAGAGTACTATGAGGAATATAAGGAAGAAGATTCAGGATACTCCTACAACGAGAGCTACCAAGAGCGCGAGAACTGGGAAGAAGGGCGAGAGGAATATTACAATGAGTACAACTCTACAGAAAAATACAAGTGGGAAGACGAGAATGAGACCGAAAGCTATGAAGAGAACTACAATTATGAATCCGATGGGTCTTTTGATGAAGACGAAGACGACAGCTGAACACAGGAGGGATGCAAGTGAATAAGAAAGCCATCGTACTCAGCATTTTCCTGCTTTCTGTTCTTTCCAGTCCAGCTTTGGGCCAGTACACGGTGGAGACTCTGGAACTCTCTGTGTATGAGGATGGATACGTGAAAGTAACGCAGATTATAGTTCCCGATGAATATACCGTAGTAGTTGATGTTCCCCTGCTCGGTAAAAACGTGAAGGGTCTAATGGTTGGTGATGAAAACAACAACCCCCTCCTCTACAAGCTGAATAACTATACCCTATCGGCCTACTTTGAAAATGTGACCGCTATCAAGGTTACATACTACACCCCGGACTTAACTTTCAAAGAGGGACCTATCTGGACTATTAACCTAACATCCGAGGTTCCGGTAACAATTGACTTCCCAGAGAATACTGTAATAGTAGGGCTGACTTCACCTCCACTCAAAATCCACAATAATAAACTTGTGATGCCCCCAGGAAACATCAGTGTCTCATATATAATCGAGAAGAACCCAGTACCGGCGTCGTTGGAGTCAGAAACCAGGAATGAATCCTTTCCTGTAGCCCAACGGGGAGACAAACAGGGTACAAAATGGCCTCTTTATGCCATACTCATCGCGGCGGTATTGGTCGTTGGTGTATATCTATTCACAAAAAAGCACTCCCCCAAAAACTCCACA harbors:
- a CDS encoding helix-turn-helix transcriptional regulator, which codes for MQVNKKAIVLSIFLLSVLSSPALGQYTVETLELSVYEDGYVKVTQIIVPDEYTVVVDVPLLGKNVKGLMVGDENNNPLLYKLNNYTLSAYFENVTAIKVTYYTPDLTFKEGPIWTINLTSEVPVTIDFPENTVIVGLTSPPLKIHNNKLVMPPGNISVSYIIEKNPVPASLESETRNESFPVAQRGDKQGTKWPLYAILIAAVLVVGVYLFTKKHSPKNSTSDSALPLSREEFQRQLENMDLSTDEVRALLYLYDRGGKAPQAEIKKVLRIPTTTAWRMFKRLEEMGLVRIYKKRRENWVELVF